In the genome of Xanthomonas hortorum pv. pelargonii, the window CGACATCGCCGTTGGTAGCGACAAGCAGGTACATCTGGCGCTGGCGTTCAACCCCTCGCATCTGGAAATCGTCGACCCGGTCGTGGTCGGCAGCGTGCGGTCGCGTCAGGAGCGCTTCGGCGATGCCGAGCGCAAGACCGTGCTGCCGATCCTGATCCACGGCGATGCCGCATTTGCCGGCCAGGGCGTGGTGATGGAGCTGTTCCAGATGTCGCAGGCGCGCGGTTTCGCCGTTGGCGGCACCGTGCACATCGTCATCAACAACCAGATCGGCTTCACCACCAGCGCCCGCGACGACGCCCGTTCCACGCTGTACTGCACCGACGTGGCCAAGATGATCGGCGCACCGGTCTTCCACGTGAATGGCGACGACCCGGACGCGGTGATGTTCGTGTCCAAGCTGGCCTATGAGTTCCGCCAGCAGTTCAAGAAGGACGTGGTCATCGACCTGGTCTGCTACCGCCGTTGGGGCCATAACGAGGCCGACGAACCGGCAGCGACCCAGCCGGTGATGTACCAGACCATCCGCAAGCACAAGACCACCCGCGAGCTGTACGCCAACAAGCTGGAAAGCGACGGCGTGCTGAGCGCCGACGAAGCCAAGGCGCTGGTCGACGGTTACCGCAACAAGCTCGATTCGGGCGAGTACACTACCGAACTGGCCACGCGCAAGCCGGACGAATTCGCCATCGACTGGTCCAAGTATCTGGTCGGCACTGCGGCTGATCCGGTCGACACCCGCGTCAAGCGCGAGCAGCTGGACCGCCTGGCCAAGCTGATCACCACGATTCCGGAAGGCGTGGAGCTGCACGCACGTGTGGCCAAGATCTACGACGATCGCGTCAAGATGGCCGCCGGCCAGCAGGCCGGCGACTGGGGCTTTGCCGAGAACCTGGCCTACGCAACGCTGCTGGCCGAAGGCCACAAGCTGCGCCTGGTCGGCCAGGATGCCGGTCGTGGCACGTTCTTCCACCGTCACGCGATCCTGCACGACCAGAAGAGCGACAGCTATTACATGCCGCTGCGCCAGTTGGTCGAGAACCCCGAGGACGCCACCGTGATCGACTCGCTGCTCAGCGAAGAAGCAGTGATGGGCTTCGAATACGGCTACTCCACCACCGACCCGAACGCGCTGTGCGTGTGGGAAGCGCAGTTCGGCGACTTCGCCAACGGCGCGCAGGTGGTGATCGACCAGTTCATCGCCGCCGGCGAAGCCAAGTGGGGCCGCATCGCGGGCCTGTCGCTGTTCCTGCCGCACGGCTACGAAGGCCAGGGCCCGGAGCACAGCTCCGCGCGTCTGGAACGTTTCCTGCAGCTGTGCGCGCTGGAGAACATGCTGGTGTGCGTGCCGACCACCCCGGCGCAGTGCTTCCACATGATCCGCCGGCAGATGCGCATGACCACCCGCAAGCCGCTGGTGGTGATGACGCCCAAGTCACTGCTGCGCCACAAGCTGGCAGTGTCGAGCCTGGAAGAACTGGCCGAGGGCGAATTCCAGCATCTGATCCCCGATGCCAAGGCCGATGCCGGCAAGGTCAAGCGCGTGGTGCTGTGCTCGGGCAAGGTCTATTACGACCTGCTCGAAGACCAGACCAAGCGCGGCCAGGACGACGTCGCCATCCTGCGCGTGGAGCAGCTGTATCCGTTCCCGCGTGCGCAGCTGGCGGCCGAGCTCAAGGCCTATGCCAACGCCACCGATGTGGTGTGGTGTCAGGAAGAACCGCAGAACCAGGGTGCGTGGTACCAGATTCGCCACCATCTGAACTTCTGCCTGACCGGCGCCCAGAGCCTGCATTACGCCGGCCGTGCCCGCTCGCCCTCGCCTGCCGCCGGCCACATGGCCGACCACATCGTCGAACAGCAGAAGCTGGTCGCCGATGCGCTCCTCAATCCGTTCAACGACCAAGTCGCTGAATAACTCCTCTTCCCCAAAGAACGCACACACTAGGACGCTCCCCGAATGGCCACCGAAGTCAAAGTTCCGGTACTGCCCGAATCCGTTTCCGACGCCACCATCGCCAGCTGGCACAAGAAGGCCGGCGAAGCGGTCAAGCGCGACGAGAATCTGGTCGACCTGGAAACCGACAAGGTCGTGTTGGAAGTTCCTTCGCCCGTCGACGGCGTGCTGAAGGAAATCAAGTTCGAAGCCGGCAGCACGGTCACAAGCAACCAGATCCTGGCGATCATCGAAGAGGGCGCGGTGGCTGCGGCCGCACCGGCCGACGAGAAGAAGGCCGAGGCACCGGCACCTGCCGCTGCTGCACCGGCTGCCGCTCCGGCAGCTGCCGCCGCTGCACCCGCCCCTGCTTCCAAGTCGTCTGCCGACGCACTGCCCCCGGGTGCGCGTTTTGCCGCGATCACCCAGGGCGTGGATCCGGCGCAGGTCGACGGCACCGGCCGTCGCGGCGCGGTGACCAAGGAAGACATCGTCAACTTCGCCAAAGCCGGCGGCGTGGGCAAGGCCTCTGGCGCCCGTCCGGAAGAGCGCGTGCCGATGACCCGCGTGCGCAAGACCATCGCCAAGCGCCTGATGGAGTCCAAGAACTCCACCGCGATGCTGACCACCTTCAACGAGGTCAACCTCGCCAAGGTGTCGGCCGCGCGCAAGGAACTGCAGGACGAATTCCAGAAGGCACACGGCATCAAGCTCGGTTTCATGAGCTTCTTCGTCAAGGCCGCCGCCAACGCGCTGCAGCGCTTCCCGCTGGTCAATGCCTCGATCGACGGCGATGACATCATCTACCACGGCTACAGCGACATCTCGATTGCGGTGTCGACTGAGAAGGGCCTGGTCACGCCGGTGCTGCGTAACGTCGAGCGCCAGTCGTTCGCTGAAGTCGAACAGGGCATCGCCGACTACGCCGCCAAGGCGCGCGCCGGCAAGCTAGGCCTGGACGACCTGCAGG includes:
- the sucB gene encoding dihydrolipoyllysine-residue succinyltransferase translates to MATEVKVPVLPESVSDATIASWHKKAGEAVKRDENLVDLETDKVVLEVPSPVDGVLKEIKFEAGSTVTSNQILAIIEEGAVAAAAPADEKKAEAPAPAAAAPAAAPAAAAAAPAPASKSSADALPPGARFAAITQGVDPAQVDGTGRRGAVTKEDIVNFAKAGGVGKASGARPEERVPMTRVRKTIAKRLMESKNSTAMLTTFNEVNLAKVSAARKELQDEFQKAHGIKLGFMSFFVKAAANALQRFPLVNASIDGDDIIYHGYSDISIAVSTEKGLVTPVLRNVERQSFAEVEQGIADYAAKARAGKLGLDDLQGGTFTITNGGTFGSLLSTPIINPPQSAILGMHAIKERPIAENGQVVIAPMMYLALSYDHRIIDGKDSVQFLVDIKNQLENPGRMLFGL
- a CDS encoding 2-oxoglutarate dehydrogenase E1 component, whose protein sequence is MDNLLKQFAQSSQLAGGNAAYIEDLYEQYLVAPDSVDPKWKSYFDDFNGRDAGDVPHSAAIAHILTASKQAANAGTGAGASDERERNVGRLITAYRARGHLGAQLDPLGLTPPVNPPDLDLPFHSLSQADMDSEFSTGGVGGQPRMKLKDLLARLKATYASTIGAEFMHIQEFDQRQWIYKRLEDAGGKIAGDAASRKRTLERLTAAEGLERYLHTKYVGQKRFSLEGGDALIPMMDEIIRQSGNDQVKDIVIGMAHRGRLNVLVNTLGKNPRKLFDEFEGKFEHAHDDRAHTGDVKYHMGFSADIAVGSDKQVHLALAFNPSHLEIVDPVVVGSVRSRQERFGDAERKTVLPILIHGDAAFAGQGVVMELFQMSQARGFAVGGTVHIVINNQIGFTTSARDDARSTLYCTDVAKMIGAPVFHVNGDDPDAVMFVSKLAYEFRQQFKKDVVIDLVCYRRWGHNEADEPAATQPVMYQTIRKHKTTRELYANKLESDGVLSADEAKALVDGYRNKLDSGEYTTELATRKPDEFAIDWSKYLVGTAADPVDTRVKREQLDRLAKLITTIPEGVELHARVAKIYDDRVKMAAGQQAGDWGFAENLAYATLLAEGHKLRLVGQDAGRGTFFHRHAILHDQKSDSYYMPLRQLVENPEDATVIDSLLSEEAVMGFEYGYSTTDPNALCVWEAQFGDFANGAQVVIDQFIAAGEAKWGRIAGLSLFLPHGYEGQGPEHSSARLERFLQLCALENMLVCVPTTPAQCFHMIRRQMRMTTRKPLVVMTPKSLLRHKLAVSSLEELAEGEFQHLIPDAKADAGKVKRVVLCSGKVYYDLLEDQTKRGQDDVAILRVEQLYPFPRAQLAAELKAYANATDVVWCQEEPQNQGAWYQIRHHLNFCLTGAQSLHYAGRARSPSPAAGHMADHIVEQQKLVADALLNPFNDQVAE